A DNA window from Caretta caretta isolate rCarCar2 chromosome 7, rCarCar1.hap1, whole genome shotgun sequence contains the following coding sequences:
- the LOC125639847 gene encoding pulmonary surfactant-associated protein A-like produces MLSLQSLHILATAAVFLVTCHAEEKCAGAPGLPGTPGVNGLPGRDGRDGMKGDPGPPGPQGPPSGMLGLPGRDGLPGVQGPQGEKGNKGERGEPGPQGLPASVDPELQESLQFLKHQITRLEGVLTLEGKITEVGEKIFATSGKEVNFETTLKACEHAGGSIATPRNKEENDAIWDIVKQFNRYAYLGIRESDVPGEFHDLDGKPLNYTNWRAYEPNGKGGENCVEMYTDGGWNDKKCNQYRLTICEF; encoded by the exons ATGCTGTCACTCCAGTCACTTCACATACTTGCAACAGCAGCTGTTTTTTTGGTGACATGTCATGCTGAGGAGAagtgtgcaggagctcctggaCTCCCTGGCACCCCAGGAGTCAATGGATTGCCTGGAAGAgatggaagagatggtatgaaAGGAGACCCAGGCCCACCAG gtCCTCAGGGGCCACCGAGTGGCATGCTAGGTCTTCCCGGAAGAGATGGGCTTCCTGGGGTTCAAGGGCCCCAGGGTGAAAAAGGCAacaagggggagagaggggagcctgGACCACAAG GCCTGCCTGCTTCTGTTGACCCTGAATTGCAAGAAAGCCTCCAGTTTTTAAAACATCAGATTACCAGACTGGAAGGAG TCCttactttggaaggaaaaataacagaagtgggggaaaaaattttCGCTACCAGTGGGAAAGAAGTCAATTTTGAAACCACATTAAAAGCCTGCGAACATGCTGGTGGCTCCATCGCCACCCCTAGGAACAAGGAGGAGAACGATGCTATTTGGGATATTGTGAAACAGTTTAACAGATATGCTTATCTGGGCATAAGGGAGAGTGATGTTCCAGGTGAATTCCATGATCTGGATGGGAAACCTCTGAATTATACCAACTGGCGTGCATATGAGCCAAATGGCAAAGGAGGGGAAAACTGTGTAGAGATGTACACTGATGGCGGCTGGAATGACAAAAAATGCAACCAGTACCGCCTCACTATCTGTGAATTTTAA
- the LOC125640370 gene encoding pulmonary surfactant-associated protein A2-like: MLPRLFHIVTAIAFLLVTCHAWDLQEGILRIPGLNGLPVKEGKPGLKAFPGLRGLIASYVPKLQAIMKGFHNRIARLERVLTLDGTIKTVEKKMFATNRQEGNFQTTLEACKQAGGSIASPMNKEENDAVFSIVRLFNKCAYLGTEGRGIPGEVSSLNGTAPNYTDRHAGEPSDIGEENCRAMCTDGAWNGTSCNHDCLTICEF, translated from the exons ATGTTGCCTCGACTGTTTCACATAGTCACAGCAATAGCCTTTTTGCTGGTGACGTGCCATGCTTGGGACCTCCAAGAAGGAATTCTCAGAATCCCTGGACTGAATGGACTGCCTGTGAAAGAAGGAAAGCCTGGTTTAAAAGCATTCCCAGGACTGCGAG GCCTAATTGCttcttatgttcctaaattaCAAGCAATCATGAAAGGATTCCACAATCGAATTGCCAGACTGGAAAGAG TCCTTACTTTGGATGGGACCATAAAGacagttgaaaaaaaaatgtttgctaccAATCGGCAAGAAGGCAATTTTCAGACCACATTGGAAGCATGCAAACAGGCAGGCGGCTCCATTGCATCTCCCATGAATAAGGAGGAGAATGATGCTGTTTTCAGTATTGTGAGGTTATTTAACAAATGTGCCTATCTGGGCACAGAGGGGCGTGGGATTCCAGGTGAAGTCAGTTCCCTGAATGGAACAGCCCCAAATTATACCGACCGGCATGCAGGTGAGCCCAGTGACATAGGGGAAGAAAACTGCAGGGCAATGTGCACGGACGGTGCTTGGAATGGCACAAGTTGCAATCACGACTGCCTCACTATCTGTGAATTTTAA